In Streptomyces rapamycinicus NRRL 5491, the genomic stretch ACCGGCCGCCCGGCCTCGCGCATCGCGCGGCGCCAGCCCTGCACGTGGTCGGTGACCGGGTCGCCGACGGTGGGGGTTATCTCGGTGCCGCCGAGGCAGGCCACATAGTCATGGCCGTGCTCCAGCAGATGCCGCACCGCGAGCTGCGCGCCGCCGACGTCGTCCAGCACCACCGCCACGTCGTCGATCGCCTCGGGCCGCTCGTGCAGCAGCACCACCCGGGCGTCCCAGGCCTCGATCTCCGCCGCCGCGTTCTCGCTCGGGCCCTGGCTGATGAGGATCAGCCCGGACACCCGCATCCCCAGGAAGGCGCGCAGATAGTGCACCTCGCGCTCGTCCAGGTAGTCCGAGTTGCCGACCAGCACCATCTTTCCGCGCTCGGCGGCCGCCTGCTCGACGGCGTGCGCCATCTCCGCGAAGAACGGCTGCCGGGCGTCCGGAACGATCAGCCCTATGAGATCGGTCCGGCGGCTCGCCATCGCCTGCGCGACCCGGTCCGGCCGGTAGCCGAGCTCCTTGATCGCGGCAAGCACCCGCTCGCGCGTGGCCGGGGCGACCGGCCGGGGTCCGTTATTGATGACGTAACTGACGACCGCGGTCGACGTTCCCGCAAGCCTTGCCACATCATCCCGCGTCACCTTGGCCACGCGCGAAGTCTACGCGGGTCCAGCTAGCTGTTGGCCGGTCGTGCGGCAGCGGTCCTCGCCGCGGAGCCCGCGGAGCCCGCAGAGCCCGCAGAGCCGGCCGCGCCGTCGGGGGGCCCGCCCCGCCCCGCGCCGCCCGCTCCGGCGTCCCGCGCCGCGCCCTTGGCCCGGGCCTCCTCCGCGGCGCGCTCGACCTTCTCCGGCGCGACGAAGCGGTAGCCCACGTTCCGCACCGTGCCGATCAGGGAC encodes the following:
- a CDS encoding LacI family DNA-binding transcriptional regulator, with protein sequence MAKVTRDDVARLAGTSTAVVSYVINNGPRPVAPATRERVLAAIKELGYRPDRVAQAMASRRTDLIGLIVPDARQPFFAEMAHAVEQAAAERGKMVLVGNSDYLDEREVHYLRAFLGMRVSGLILISQGPSENAAAEIEAWDARVVLLHERPEAIDDVAVVLDDVGGAQLAVRHLLEHGHDYVACLGGTEITPTVGDPVTDHVQGWRRAMREAGRPVDGRLFQAPYNRYDAYKVALELLAGPDRPPAIFCATDDQAFGVLRAARELRIDVPGELAVAGFDDVKEAHLTDPPLTTVGSDRPAMARAAVDLVLDDGVRLSGSRRERVKQFPSALVVRHSCGCA